A stretch of Crossiella cryophila DNA encodes these proteins:
- a CDS encoding cell division protein FtsQ/DivIB, with translation MSATPQRGRRYTDPRRAARPRPASVRGRRPAARRRVAKLRRLLRPWVLMSAVTVLVGLGYVLYYTGLFAVREVRFEGLKALSAEDIRTAANVPDGTPLLQVDTEEVAARIGAVPRVFTVRVERSFPSSLVVTVDERSPVAVFEGADGPQLVDSTGRAYATVPKPPDGLPALKVRSAAPDDPAAKAAVDVLAAVPEKLRPEVLEVFAEVPGDVRLRLTGGREVRWGSTADSDRKALVLEPLLGRPGKIFNISSPDLPTVV, from the coding sequence ATGAGCGCGACGCCGCAGCGCGGCAGGCGGTACACCGACCCGCGCCGGGCGGCCCGGCCGCGCCCGGCGTCGGTGCGCGGCCGCCGTCCGGCCGCGCGGCGGCGGGTGGCCAAACTCCGCAGGCTGCTGCGGCCCTGGGTGCTCATGTCCGCGGTGACGGTGCTGGTCGGGCTGGGGTACGTGCTCTATTACACCGGGCTGTTCGCGGTCAGGGAGGTGCGGTTCGAGGGTCTCAAGGCGCTCAGCGCCGAGGACATCCGGACCGCGGCCAACGTGCCCGACGGCACCCCGCTGCTGCAGGTGGACACCGAGGAGGTGGCGGCCAGGATCGGCGCCGTGCCCAGGGTGTTCACCGTGCGGGTGGAGCGCTCCTTCCCGAGCAGCCTGGTGGTCACCGTGGACGAGCGCAGCCCGGTGGCGGTCTTCGAGGGCGCGGACGGCCCGCAGCTGGTGGACAGCACCGGCCGGGCCTACGCCACCGTGCCCAAACCACCGGACGGCCTGCCCGCGCTGAAGGTGCGCAGCGCCGCGCCGGATGATCCGGCCGCCAAGGCCGCGGTGGACGTGCTGGCCGCGGTGCCGGAGAAACTGCGGCCGGAGGTGCTGGAGGTCTTCGCCGAGGTGCCCGGCGACGTCCGGCTGCGGCTGACCGGCGGCCGCGAGGTCCGCTGGGGCAGCACCGCCGACTCCGACCGCAAGGCCCTCGTGCTGGAGCCGCTGCTGGGCAGGCCGGGGAAAATATTCAACATCTCCAGCCCCGACCTGCCTACTGTCGTCTGA
- the murG gene encoding undecaprenyldiphospho-muramoylpentapeptide beta-N-acetylglucosaminyltransferase has translation MSGETVRSGPCVVVAGGGTAGHIEPALALADAVRRIRPDVRVIALGTERGLESKIVPARGYQLELIPPVPMPRKPSPELLRLPLKVRDAVRRTREVFERHGADVVVGFGGYVALPAYLAARGRVPIVVHEANARTGLANKVGARFAAAVAAAVPGSGLPGARVIGIPLRQSITTLDRAALRDEARRYFGLHPTAPCLLVVGGSQGARSINSAVSAAAGQFAAAGIGVLHAHGPKNTVAVQQVPYAPAYVPVPYLERMDLAYAAADAVLCRSGAMTVAEVSALGLPAVFVPLPHGNGEQALNANPVVDNGGGIIIADGELTAQRIGEQVIPILRDPERLAKMGAAAQSGGHREADVVLARMVLDLVRR, from the coding sequence GTGTCTGGTGAAACCGTCCGAAGTGGACCCTGTGTCGTCGTCGCCGGTGGCGGCACCGCCGGGCACATCGAGCCCGCGCTGGCCCTGGCCGACGCGGTGCGCCGGATCCGCCCCGACGTGCGGGTCATCGCGCTGGGCACCGAACGGGGGCTGGAGAGCAAGATCGTGCCGGCCCGCGGGTACCAGCTCGAGCTGATCCCGCCGGTGCCGATGCCGCGCAAGCCCAGCCCGGAACTGCTCCGGCTGCCGCTGAAGGTCAGGGACGCGGTCCGCCGCACCCGCGAGGTCTTCGAGCGGCACGGCGCGGACGTGGTGGTCGGCTTCGGCGGCTACGTGGCGCTGCCCGCCTACCTGGCCGCCCGCGGCCGGGTGCCGATCGTGGTGCACGAGGCCAACGCGCGCACCGGCCTGGCCAACAAGGTCGGCGCCCGCTTCGCCGCCGCGGTGGCCGCCGCCGTGCCCGGCTCCGGCCTGCCCGGCGCCAGGGTCATCGGCATCCCGCTGCGCCAGTCCATCACCACCCTGGACCGGGCCGCGCTGCGCGATGAGGCCCGCCGCTACTTCGGCCTGCACCCCACCGCCCCCTGCCTGCTGGTGGTCGGTGGCTCCCAGGGCGCGCGCTCGATCAACTCCGCGGTCTCGGCCGCGGCCGGGCAGTTCGCCGCGGCCGGCATCGGCGTGCTGCACGCGCACGGGCCGAAGAACACCGTGGCCGTGCAGCAGGTGCCCTACGCCCCGGCCTACGTGCCAGTGCCCTACCTGGAGCGGATGGACCTGGCCTACGCCGCCGCGGACGCGGTGCTCTGCCGCTCCGGCGCGATGACCGTGGCCGAGGTCTCCGCGCTCGGGCTGCCCGCGGTGTTCGTGCCGCTGCCGCACGGCAACGGCGAGCAGGCGCTCAACGCCAACCCGGTGGTGGACAACGGCGGCGGCATCATCATCGCCGACGGCGAGCTGACCGCGCAGCGGATCGGCGAGCAGGTCATCCCGATCCTGCGCGACCCGGAGCGGCTGGCCAAGATGGGCGCGGCCGCCCAGTCCGGCGGGCACCGCGAGGCCGATGTGGTGCTGGCCCGCATGGTGCTGGACCTGGTGCGCCGGTGA
- the ftsW gene encoding putative lipid II flippase FtsW, protein MPRRTRRTARVSWRSALTAWLSRPLADFHLVLAVFGLLTILGLVMVLSASIPDSLNKFNSSFVIFAKQLAYVCVGLVLFWIALRLPARTLRRLSIPAMVVSLLLLILVLVPGIGAELNKARSWFKIGPLSFQPVEPAKVALVLWGAHVLATKRAMLHQWRHLLVPLVPAALMMFALLMLQPDLGSTITLAVIVLSLLWFAGAPLRLFGVIALGAVTGAIVLAMTAAYRLERLTSFFNPDADPTASYQSKQALYALGDGGIFGVGLGQGKAKWSYLPNVHNDFIFAVVGEELGLIGAFLVLVLFGLLAYVGLRISQRNTDPWIRLVSSTLTVWLVAQAAINIGYVVGLLPVTGLTLPMISSGGTSAAVTMLVFGILANNARHEPEAVAALRTLGPGRVGKLLRLPAPEPYRPPAKRKPVRPSTPPRQAGRPVRAAAHQAASAQDDRRRTRRSTGSPDPRRRAGYPNSREGRIR, encoded by the coding sequence ATGCCGCGACGGACCCGCAGGACCGCCCGCGTCTCCTGGCGTTCCGCCCTCACCGCCTGGCTGAGCAGGCCACTGGCCGACTTCCACCTGGTGCTGGCGGTCTTCGGCCTGCTCACCATCCTCGGCCTGGTCATGGTGCTCTCCGCCTCGATCCCGGACAGCCTGAACAAGTTCAACTCCTCGTTCGTGATCTTCGCCAAGCAGCTGGCCTACGTCTGCGTCGGCCTGGTGCTGTTCTGGATCGCGCTGCGGCTACCGGCCAGAACCCTGCGCAGACTCAGCATCCCGGCCATGGTGGTCAGCCTGCTGCTGCTCATCCTGGTGCTGGTGCCGGGCATCGGCGCCGAGCTGAACAAGGCGCGCAGCTGGTTCAAGATCGGCCCGCTGTCCTTCCAGCCGGTGGAACCGGCCAAGGTCGCGCTGGTGCTCTGGGGCGCGCACGTGCTGGCCACCAAACGCGCCATGCTGCACCAGTGGCGGCATCTGCTGGTGCCGCTGGTGCCCGCGGCGCTGATGATGTTCGCCCTGCTCATGCTGCAACCCGACCTCGGCTCCACCATCACCCTCGCGGTGATCGTGCTGTCCCTGCTCTGGTTCGCCGGCGCGCCGCTGCGGCTGTTCGGCGTGATCGCCCTCGGCGCGGTCACCGGCGCCATCGTGCTGGCCATGACCGCGGCCTACCGGCTGGAACGGCTGACCTCCTTCTTCAACCCCGACGCCGACCCGACCGCCTCCTACCAGTCCAAGCAGGCGCTCTACGCCCTTGGCGACGGCGGCATCTTCGGCGTGGGGCTCGGCCAGGGCAAGGCCAAGTGGAGCTATCTGCCCAACGTGCACAACGACTTCATCTTCGCCGTGGTCGGCGAGGAGCTCGGCCTGATCGGCGCGTTCCTGGTGCTGGTGCTCTTCGGCCTGCTCGCCTACGTCGGCCTGCGCATCTCCCAGCGCAACACCGACCCGTGGATCCGGCTGGTCTCCTCCACGCTGACCGTGTGGCTGGTGGCCCAGGCCGCGATCAACATCGGCTACGTGGTCGGGCTGCTCCCGGTCACCGGCCTGACCTTGCCGATGATCTCCTCCGGTGGCACCTCGGCCGCGGTGACCATGCTGGTCTTCGGCATCCTGGCCAACAACGCCCGGCACGAGCCGGAGGCCGTGGCCGCGTTGCGCACCCTCGGCCCCGGCCGGGTCGGCAAACTGCTCCGGCTGCCCGCGCCAGAGCCCTACCGGCCACCGGCCAAACGCAAGCCGGTGCGCCCGTCCACCCCACCCCGCCAGGCCGGTCGCCCGGTGCGCGCGGCCGCCCACCAGGCCGCCTCGGCCCAGGACGACCGGCGGCGCACCCGGCGCAGCACCGGCAGCCCCGATCCCCGGCGCAGAGCCGGCTACCCGAACAGCCGCGAGGGCCGGATCCGCTGA
- a CDS encoding DinB family protein, protein MTELKIDTRPEPPLAADERDTLTGFLDFLRATVVLKATGLSEVDARRSLIPSSPLMTVVGLLSHLRWVEWAWFSNRVDDQPGEPPWYGGDEEAEFRVPEGRPVAAVIAEYERECAASREILARKDLSATFAHPRLGTVSVRWVLTHMIEETGRHAGHLDLIRELLDGVTGE, encoded by the coding sequence ATGACCGAGCTGAAGATCGACACCAGACCCGAACCACCACTGGCCGCCGACGAACGCGACACCCTCACCGGCTTCCTGGACTTCCTGCGCGCCACGGTGGTCCTCAAGGCCACCGGACTGTCCGAAGTGGACGCTCGGAGATCGCTGATCCCCAGCTCACCGCTGATGACCGTGGTCGGACTGCTCAGCCACCTGCGCTGGGTGGAGTGGGCCTGGTTCAGCAACCGCGTCGACGACCAGCCCGGCGAACCGCCCTGGTACGGCGGCGACGAGGAGGCGGAGTTCCGGGTCCCGGAGGGGCGGCCGGTGGCCGCGGTGATCGCCGAGTACGAGCGGGAATGCGCGGCCAGCCGGGAGATCCTGGCCCGAAAGGACCTGTCGGCGACATTCGCTCATCCGCGACTCGGTACCGTATCCGTGCGCTGGGTGCTGACCCACATGATCGAGGAGACCGGACGCCATGCCGGTCACCTCGACCTCATCCGCGAGCTGCTCGACGGTGTGACCGGAGAGTGA
- the mraY gene encoding phospho-N-acetylmuramoyl-pentapeptide-transferase, with the protein MKGILVAGAIALMVSILLTPYLVKVFSRQGFGQEIREEGPQHHKTKRGTPTMGGIAILVAMWAGYGTSHLFVYLTRGTGDQVGPTASGMLVLFLTTGLGLVGFLDDFIKIRKARNLGLSGTAKIVGQVLTATIFGYLVLQFPDASDYHLTPASVNLSFVRDISIISFGAIGFIIFCNLLVAGWSNAVNLTDGLDGLAAGTAAMVLGTYVVISFWQFRLDCSERLNPACYYVRDPLDLAIVAAAAMAGCVGFLWWNAAPAKIFMGDTGSLALGGLVAGLSIVTRTELLMFVVGGLFVVEVLSVSLQILVFRTTKRRLFRMAPFHHHFELAGWAETTVIIRFWLLGGICCMIGLGLFYSEWLATGG; encoded by the coding sequence GTGAAGGGCATTCTCGTCGCGGGCGCGATCGCGCTCATGGTCTCCATCCTGCTCACCCCCTACCTGGTCAAGGTCTTCTCCCGGCAGGGATTCGGCCAGGAGATCAGGGAGGAGGGTCCCCAGCACCACAAGACCAAGCGCGGCACGCCCACCATGGGCGGCATCGCGATCCTGGTGGCCATGTGGGCCGGTTACGGCACCAGCCACCTGTTCGTCTACCTGACCAGGGGCACCGGCGACCAGGTCGGCCCGACCGCCTCCGGCATGCTGGTGCTGTTCCTGACCACCGGCCTGGGCCTGGTCGGCTTCCTGGACGACTTCATCAAGATCCGCAAGGCCCGCAACCTGGGCCTGTCCGGCACCGCGAAGATCGTCGGCCAGGTGCTGACCGCGACCATCTTCGGCTACCTGGTGCTGCAGTTCCCGGACGCCAGCGACTACCACCTCACCCCTGCCTCGGTGAACCTGTCCTTCGTCAGGGACATCTCGATCATCTCCTTCGGCGCCATCGGGTTCATCATCTTCTGCAACCTGCTGGTGGCGGGCTGGTCCAACGCGGTCAACCTGACCGACGGCCTGGACGGCCTGGCCGCGGGCACCGCGGCGATGGTGCTGGGCACCTACGTGGTCATCTCGTTCTGGCAGTTCCGGCTGGACTGCTCCGAGCGGCTCAACCCGGCCTGCTACTACGTCCGGGACCCGCTCGACCTGGCGATCGTGGCCGCCGCGGCGATGGCGGGCTGCGTCGGCTTCCTGTGGTGGAACGCGGCCCCGGCCAAGATCTTCATGGGCGACACCGGTTCGCTGGCCCTTGGTGGCCTGGTCGCGGGTCTGTCCATCGTGACCCGCACCGAGCTGCTGATGTTCGTCGTCGGCGGGCTGTTCGTGGTCGAGGTGCTCTCGGTGAGCCTGCAGATCCTGGTCTTCCGCACCACCAAACGAAGACTGTTCCGGATGGCGCCCTTCCACCATCACTTCGAGCTGGCCGGCTGGGCGGAAACCACGGTGATCATCAGATTCTGGCTGCTCGGCGGCATCTGCTGCATGATCGGCCTGGGTCTGTTCTACAGCGAGTGGCTGGCCACGGGCGGATGA
- a CDS encoding UDP-N-acetylmuramoyl-tripeptide--D-alanyl-D-alanine ligase has protein sequence MIPLSLAEIAAAVGGRLHHTDGSPLVTGSVEFDSRELTEGGLFLALPGLKVDGHDFAAAAIAAGAAGVLAAREVDAPAVIVPPVSEANRGSVALTGDTDGSGAAVLAALGKLARLTVDTLAPKGLTVVGITGSSGKTSTKDLIAQVVEPMGPTVAPPGSFNNELGHPWTVLRADADTRFLVLELSARGVGHIGQLCRTAPPRIGVVINVGTAHLGEFGSQEAVAQTKGELAESLPSAEEGGVAILNADDPLVAAMAQRSKAKIVFFGTDPKATVRAEDVDLDEQARATFRLVTPAGEAQVRLGLHGAHHVSNALAAAAVALELGATPAEVADRLSAARRVSARRMEVTTRADGVTVVNDSYNANPESVRAALKTLAAMSRTEPRRRSWAVLGLMGELGEDSIAAHDSIGRYAVRLDVNRLVVVGEQAGAMHQGAYLEGSWGEESVLVPDVEAAIALLREQVRPGDVVLVKASKVAALWRVADALLEGGDTA, from the coding sequence ATGATTCCGCTCAGCCTCGCCGAGATCGCAGCAGCGGTCGGCGGGCGCCTGCACCACACCGACGGCAGTCCACTGGTCACCGGGAGCGTGGAGTTCGACTCGCGTGAACTGACCGAGGGCGGCCTGTTCCTGGCCCTGCCAGGGCTGAAGGTGGACGGCCACGACTTCGCCGCCGCCGCGATCGCGGCAGGCGCGGCCGGTGTGCTGGCCGCGCGGGAGGTCGACGCGCCCGCGGTGATCGTGCCGCCGGTCAGTGAGGCCAACCGGGGTTCGGTGGCGCTGACCGGCGACACCGACGGCTCCGGCGCCGCGGTGCTGGCCGCGCTCGGCAAACTGGCCCGGCTCACGGTGGACACGCTGGCGCCCAAGGGACTCACCGTCGTGGGCATCACCGGCTCCTCCGGCAAGACCTCCACCAAGGACCTCATCGCCCAGGTGGTCGAGCCGATGGGCCCGACGGTCGCGCCGCCCGGCTCGTTCAACAACGAGCTTGGCCACCCGTGGACCGTGCTGCGCGCCGACGCCGACACCCGCTTCCTGGTCCTGGAACTCTCCGCGCGCGGGGTGGGCCACATCGGCCAGCTCTGCCGCACCGCGCCGCCCCGGATCGGGGTGGTGATCAACGTCGGCACCGCGCACCTGGGCGAGTTCGGCTCCCAGGAGGCGGTCGCCCAGACCAAGGGCGAACTCGCCGAATCCCTGCCGTCGGCCGAAGAGGGCGGCGTGGCCATCCTCAACGCCGACGACCCGCTGGTCGCCGCGATGGCACAGCGCAGCAAAGCCAAGATCGTCTTCTTCGGGACCGACCCGAAGGCCACCGTGCGCGCCGAGGACGTCGACCTCGACGAGCAGGCCAGGGCCACCTTCCGCCTGGTCACCCCGGCCGGGGAGGCCCAGGTCCGGCTCGGGCTGCACGGCGCGCACCACGTGTCCAACGCACTGGCCGCGGCCGCGGTCGCGCTGGAACTGGGCGCCACGCCGGCGGAGGTCGCCGACCGGCTCTCCGCGGCGCGACGGGTCTCGGCCCGCCGCATGGAGGTCACCACCCGCGCCGACGGCGTCACGGTGGTCAACGATTCGTACAACGCCAACCCGGAGTCGGTGCGCGCCGCGCTCAAGACCCTGGCCGCCATGAGCCGCACCGAGCCCCGCCGCCGCAGTTGGGCCGTGCTCGGGCTGATGGGGGAGCTGGGCGAGGACAGCATCGCCGCGCACGACTCGATCGGCCGCTACGCGGTCCGGCTCGACGTCAACCGGCTCGTCGTGGTCGGCGAGCAGGCGGGCGCGATGCACCAGGGCGCGTACCTCGAAGGGTCATGGGGAGAGGAGTCCGTACTCGTGCCGGACGTCGAAGCCGCCATCGCGCTGCTGCGCGAACAGGTGCGGCCAGGGGACGTCGTGCTGGTCAAGGCCAGCAAGGTGGCCGCGCTGTGGCGGGTCGCCGACGCGTTGCTCGAGGGCGGTGACACCGCGTGA
- the murC gene encoding UDP-N-acetylmuramate--L-alanine ligase, whose product MSGIARILLARGARVSGSDAKDSPTVLALRAQGAEISAGHAGENLDQLDGGPTAVVVSTAIRPDNPELVAARERGITVLRRAEALGALMAGHRVACIAGTHGKTSTTSMLTVALQHCRLDPSFAIGGDLNESGANAHHGSGGAFVAEADESDGSFLVFSPSVAVVTNVEADHLDHHGTVEAYVAVFDEFVGRIEPGGVLIANADDPGSAALADRAAAQGVRVLRYGRAEGADAHLLAHRPTAAGGEAELELNGEKVTVTVAVPGEHMAGNAVAALLAGLELGAPLTGLLEGLAAFGGVRRRFEFKGQAAGVRVYDDYAHHPTEVDAQLRAARPVVGGTGRLVTVFQPHLYSRTKAFCAEFAQALALADEVVVLDVYGAREEPQPGITGELVAENVPLPQGRVHYESSFSHAPKLVAGLVRPGDLVITMGAGDVTMLGPEILSELAGGEDAGR is encoded by the coding sequence ATGAGCGGCATCGCCCGGATCCTGCTGGCCCGCGGCGCCCGGGTGTCCGGCTCCGACGCCAAGGACTCGCCAACCGTGCTCGCGCTGCGCGCCCAGGGCGCGGAGATCAGCGCCGGGCACGCGGGGGAGAACCTGGACCAGCTCGACGGCGGCCCCACCGCGGTGGTGGTCTCCACCGCGATCCGGCCGGACAACCCGGAGCTGGTGGCCGCGCGGGAACGCGGGATCACCGTGCTGCGCCGGGCCGAGGCGCTGGGCGCGCTGATGGCCGGGCACCGGGTGGCCTGCATCGCGGGCACCCACGGCAAGACCTCCACCACCTCCATGCTCACCGTGGCCCTGCAGCACTGCAGGCTGGACCCCTCCTTCGCCATCGGCGGGGACCTCAACGAGTCCGGCGCCAACGCCCACCACGGCAGCGGCGGCGCCTTCGTGGCCGAGGCCGATGAGTCCGACGGCTCGTTCCTGGTGTTCAGCCCGTCGGTCGCGGTGGTCACCAACGTGGAGGCCGACCACCTGGACCACCACGGCACGGTCGAGGCATACGTCGCGGTCTTCGACGAGTTCGTCGGCCGGATCGAACCCGGCGGCGTGCTCATCGCCAACGCCGACGACCCCGGTTCGGCCGCACTGGCCGACCGCGCCGCCGCCCAGGGCGTGCGGGTGCTGCGCTACGGCCGGGCCGAGGGCGCGGACGCGCACCTGCTCGCGCACCGGCCCACCGCGGCCGGTGGCGAGGCGGAGCTGGAGCTGAACGGGGAGAAGGTCACCGTCACGGTGGCCGTGCCCGGCGAGCACATGGCGGGCAACGCGGTCGCCGCGCTGCTGGCCGGACTCGAACTGGGCGCGCCGCTGACCGGTCTGCTGGAGGGGCTGGCCGCCTTCGGTGGCGTGCGCCGCCGGTTCGAGTTCAAGGGCCAGGCCGCCGGGGTGCGGGTCTACGACGACTACGCGCACCACCCCACCGAGGTCGACGCCCAGCTGCGCGCCGCCCGTCCGGTGGTCGGTGGCACCGGCAGGCTGGTCACCGTGTTCCAGCCACACCTGTACTCGCGCACCAAGGCCTTCTGCGCCGAGTTCGCCCAGGCGCTGGCCCTGGCCGACGAGGTCGTGGTGCTGGACGTCTACGGGGCACGTGAGGAGCCGCAACCGGGCATCACCGGCGAGCTGGTGGCCGAGAACGTGCCGCTGCCCCAGGGCCGGGTGCACTACGAGTCCTCCTTCAGCCACGCGCCCAAGCTGGTGGCGGGCCTGGTCCGGCCGGGTGACCTGGTGATCACCATGGGCGCCGGCGATGTCACCATGCTCGGCCCGGAGATCCTGAGCGAGCTGGCCGGCGGCGAGGACGCCGGACGATGA
- the murD gene encoding UDP-N-acetylmuramoyl-L-alanine--D-glutamate ligase, whose translation MSRSQFAGASVLVAGAGVSGLSAAQALAENGAKVTVTDGNESRLASITEYATALSLTELPPGTDLVVTSPGWRPDTPLLAAAAAEGVEVIGEVELAWRLDQESADGPRAWLVVTGTNGKTTTIGMLEHILRAAGADAVACGNVGLPVVDAVRAGHRVLAVELSSFQLHWSPSVRPTAGALLNIAEDHLDWHGSLDAYAAAKAAVLTGEVAIGNLDDPLVAELLAAAPAPRKIGVTLGEPAPGQFGITGGNLVDRVEQAVLAEAAAIRPAGPPGLADALVAAALARAHGVSAEAVREGLGSFQPIAHRASPVAEVDGVVYIDDSKATNPHAAASSLRAHDRVIWVAGGLLKGASVEDLVAEAAPRLAGVVLIGQDKDVIAAALARHAPEVPVHTVPEGDDEPMVSVVRAASAMARPGDVVLLAPAAASMDMFTDYTHRGRAFAQAVREVHQSPEAG comes from the coding sequence ATGAGCCGGTCCCAGTTCGCCGGCGCCTCGGTCCTCGTCGCGGGGGCCGGGGTGTCCGGTCTGTCGGCCGCCCAGGCCCTGGCCGAGAACGGCGCCAAGGTCACCGTCACCGACGGCAATGAGTCCCGGCTGGCCTCGATCACCGAGTACGCCACCGCGCTCTCCCTCACCGAGCTGCCGCCCGGCACCGACCTGGTGGTCACCAGCCCCGGCTGGCGGCCGGACACCCCGCTGCTGGCCGCCGCCGCGGCCGAGGGCGTCGAGGTCATCGGCGAGGTCGAACTGGCCTGGCGACTGGACCAGGAGTCCGCGGACGGGCCGAGGGCCTGGCTGGTGGTCACCGGCACCAACGGCAAGACCACCACCATCGGCATGCTGGAACACATCCTGCGTGCCGCCGGGGCCGACGCGGTCGCCTGCGGCAACGTCGGCCTGCCGGTGGTGGACGCGGTCCGCGCCGGACACCGGGTGCTGGCCGTGGAACTGTCCAGCTTCCAGCTGCACTGGTCGCCCTCGGTGCGGCCCACCGCGGGCGCGCTGCTCAACATCGCCGAGGACCACCTGGACTGGCACGGCTCCCTGGACGCCTACGCCGCGGCCAAGGCCGCCGTGCTCACCGGCGAGGTGGCCATCGGCAACCTGGACGACCCACTGGTCGCCGAACTGCTGGCGGCCGCCCCGGCACCCCGCAAGATCGGCGTCACGCTGGGCGAACCAGCCCCCGGCCAGTTCGGCATCACCGGCGGCAACCTGGTGGACCGGGTCGAGCAGGCGGTACTCGCCGAGGCCGCCGCGATCCGCCCGGCCGGACCACCCGGACTCGCCGACGCACTGGTCGCGGCCGCACTGGCCCGCGCGCACGGCGTCTCCGCCGAAGCCGTCCGGGAGGGTCTGGGCAGCTTCCAGCCCATCGCGCACCGGGCCAGCCCGGTCGCCGAGGTCGACGGCGTGGTCTACATCGACGACTCCAAGGCCACCAACCCGCACGCCGCCGCCTCCTCCCTGCGCGCCCACGACCGGGTGATCTGGGTGGCCGGCGGACTGCTCAAGGGCGCCTCGGTCGAGGACCTCGTCGCCGAGGCCGCGCCGCGACTGGCAGGCGTGGTGCTGATCGGCCAGGACAAGGACGTGATCGCCGCCGCGCTGGCGCGACACGCGCCCGAGGTCCCCGTGCACACCGTGCCGGAGGGGGACGATGAACCCATGGTGTCGGTGGTGAGAGCGGCGAGCGCAATGGCACGACCGGGTGATGTTGTGCTACTGGCGCCCGCGGCGGCCTCCATGGACATGTTCACCGACTACACCCACCGCGGCCGCGCCTTCGCCCAAGCCGTCCGAGAGGTACATCAGTCGCCAGAGGCTGGGTGA
- the ftsZ gene encoding cell division protein FtsZ, with product MTPPHNYLAVIKVVGIGGGGVNAVNRMIEVGLKGVEFIAVNTDAQALLMSDADVKLDIGRELTRGLGAGANPEVGQRAAEDHREEIEEVIKGADMVFVTAGEGGGTGTGGAPVVASIARKLGALTIGVVTRPFSFEGKRRAKQAEDGIQALRNECDTLIVIPNDRLLQLGDIGVSLMDAFRSADEVLLSGVQGITDLITTPGLINLDFADVKSVMSGAGSALMGIGSARGEGRAVQAAGKAINSPLLEASMEGAHGVLLSIAGGSDLGLFEINEAASLVQEAAHPEANIIFGTVIDDSLGDEVRVTVIAAGFDGGTPTHKKLEPAPVTSRAPVAPATAGQLGGTPQQQPEQPQQQPAPQPQPTYQPAPQPHTSYQPAPQPQPAPQPAVQQPPAPQPHQHQPTNPMNPLPPRTGVHGLPPVNSGLGGGLPSRSVPVTDEPDDDEVDVPPFMRR from the coding sequence ATGACGCCCCCGCACAACTACCTCGCGGTGATCAAGGTCGTCGGAATCGGCGGCGGCGGCGTCAACGCGGTGAACCGCATGATCGAGGTTGGGCTCAAGGGAGTCGAGTTCATCGCGGTGAACACCGACGCCCAGGCACTGCTGATGTCCGACGCCGACGTGAAGCTCGACATCGGCCGCGAGTTGACCCGCGGTCTCGGTGCGGGCGCCAACCCCGAGGTCGGCCAGCGTGCCGCCGAGGACCACCGCGAAGAGATCGAAGAGGTCATCAAGGGCGCCGACATGGTCTTCGTGACCGCGGGCGAGGGCGGTGGCACGGGCACCGGCGGTGCGCCGGTGGTCGCCTCGATCGCCCGCAAGCTCGGCGCGCTGACCATCGGCGTGGTCACCCGCCCGTTCTCCTTCGAGGGCAAGCGCAGGGCGAAGCAGGCCGAGGACGGCATCCAGGCACTGCGCAACGAGTGCGACACCTTGATCGTCATCCCGAACGACCGGCTGCTCCAGCTCGGTGACATCGGCGTCAGCCTGATGGACGCCTTCCGCTCCGCCGACGAGGTCCTGCTCTCCGGTGTGCAGGGCATCACCGACCTGATCACCACCCCCGGTCTGATCAACCTGGACTTCGCCGACGTCAAGAGCGTCATGTCCGGTGCGGGCAGCGCCCTGATGGGCATCGGCTCGGCCCGCGGCGAGGGCCGCGCCGTCCAGGCAGCGGGCAAGGCGATCAACTCGCCGCTGCTGGAAGCCTCCATGGAAGGCGCGCACGGCGTGCTGCTCTCCATCGCGGGCGGCTCCGACCTGGGCCTGTTCGAGATCAACGAGGCGGCCTCGCTGGTCCAGGAAGCCGCCCACCCCGAAGCCAACATCATCTTCGGCACGGTGATCGACGACTCCCTCGGCGACGAGGTCCGCGTGACGGTAATAGCGGCTGGGTTCGACGGCGGCACCCCCACGCACAAGAAGCTGGAACCCGCCCCGGTCACCTCCCGTGCCCCCGTGGCCCCCGCCACCGCGGGCCAACTCGGCGGCACCCCCCAGCAGCAGCCCGAGCAGCCCCAGCAGCAGCCCGCGCCGCAACCCCAGCCCACCTACCAGCCCGCGCCGCAGCCGCACACGAGCTACCAGCCCGCCCCGCAGCCGCAGCCCGCGCCCCAGCCGGCGGTCCAGCAACCCCCGGCCCCCCAGCCCCACCAGCACCAGCCGACCAACCCCATGAACCCCCTCCCCCCACGCACCGGCGTACACGGCCTCCCCCCGGTCAACTCCGGCCTAGGCGGCGGCCTCCCGTCCCGCTCAGTCCCGGTAACCGACGAGCCCGACGACGACGAGGTCGACGTCCCCCCCTTCATGCGCCGCTAA